In Pectinophora gossypiella chromosome 8, ilPecGoss1.1, whole genome shotgun sequence, the DNA window ATTGTGtctacatttatttacttatattttcatCTTTGCAAgggtatttatattttcttatacATCTAAATCAACATCAACTATGTAAAGATTGTAAAAGTGTAATCAGAGCCTCAAAAGACCGAGTTGTTTCATCTTCTGCCTATTTATGTTCCATCTGTTACATTTATAGGGACAATAACCTAGTATATCCATATGTAATAGCTAAACGGATACAACATCCAATTTAAAATCATTTTCCTGTTTAAATTTAAACGTAAGAACagatttaattaattcatttcATTGGATTGTACCCATGGATTGTACCCAACTAAGCATTTTATTTCCGAATGATGATTCTGACAAGACTGGCTATCATTCCCACTACCATGGACTATCATGCAGATAGGGCAAAGGCCTAGAATGGCACAAGTTggtttattttacataatatagtcTCTAAAATGCACAAAATAACCTATACGATTATGagagtaataatatttgttgtAAAATGAATGTGCAGTCAAATAACGATCGAGATATGGCTATCATGTCGTTTGTGAGACTAAAATAACGTGTCAAATTCTCTGATACATGTTTACCATGTACGCACGTATGTAGCCTttacactgctgggcacatgcctcccctttATCAACAGGAGGGTTTaactatgtataataaacagtaTACAGATATCAATGACAAAGGGTTCTTTTTCCGAATGACTAatgtaaaagtaaaatgaataCGCGATGTCTACATTTTCTACGGATGTGCACGCTCGGTGCCGCCCCATCCGAGAAGTTAGAAATATCCAGTAATATCACACGTAATGAATGAAAGCGAATTTGTCCGCGATACGTAAAGATATAAATATCCGATGCGACGCAGCGACACTCACGCTTGACTTGCTTTTACAACAACAGGCATTTGCGCTAGCGGCTTCGTCATTCTGATATAAAAGCTTATCACATTCATCGGACAGAATCAAAATGGATACTCACATTTTCGGTCGCTTTTCGAGTATAAAATATGGAAGCACGCTGCGATTAATCCAGGATATCGGGCACCTAATAAAGCTAGTTATTGCACAGTATATTAAATTCTAATTTGTAAAATTACGACCAAAAAAATGACGGACAACGAAATGCTTCTATCCTCGGCTGACCGGTCGATTCTCTATGGATGAACGGGTGAATGTACGGATTGAACGGATTCAATAGTCTATGGACGCGTATATTGTCTGTGGCCAATCTGTAAGCCTCCCATTCACAAGCCATAACGCGCTATATTTAACGTTAGACATTGAAAGTAACGTTACAAATAGTTACGTTCTATAGTTGCAAAATGACAGGTCAAACTGCGTattttctatctctttctaacTGGGTACATTTTGCATTTATTAAAACGAGATACACAActttatctgaaaataaaaaaataacctcaaaaagtgaaataataacaaatattatgtaaaattatataCATTAATACGTCTTGGACAGgaaaaatactattttaatcaattatattataaaactggGTGATGATTGTAAGTTACATAGAATTTttaaactaaatataaaatctactaaaagtttatttacattattcaatCATCTGTTTCAGATACTAAGGTTTCTTCTAAGACCGTGGTTAAGGAAACAATATAAACAACAAGTAAGACTCGTGACGACGGATTCAAAGGTTACGGAAGATGAGAAAGAGAAAGAACTGGAGAGGATAGCCAAAGATGTAAGATTCTATAAAATAGTtcagtttttataatattattacttttatggAAAAGGCGGATATTAGCCTCCACAGTATTTAGCCCAGTTATTCTCCACAGTTCTGAGTAAAGAACACAACTTCCcttcttaaaaaaacaataagtacctacctacctaagaatattttttgtttgttcatTAGGCATCCATAGATGAACCACCAACATCTTGCTGCCAGTCCGGCTGTTCAAACTGCGTGTTCATTGTTTGGGCAGAAGCCCTGTCAGCGAAGCTGCAGCAGAGCCCAGAAATAGCTGAAAAGGTCTTGAGCATGGTCGAGGACCCCTCGATGAAAGCATATTTAGAAATGGAACTGAGATTCCGGGGTCTGAAGAAATGATTATAATTAGAAAATTTTTGTTATTTAGTACTAATATGAACCTATAGATAAAATTACCTAtagatagataagtaggtaataatgtAACAATAAGTATTTTAGTATTTATAGAATATGCTATGGTGTTGATTCTTGACATACATACCTCTTCACttcattttgaaattgttaaactgaaataaaagttattaaaaatacataatattgacATAGACAAACTACAAAAGAACCAAAATAAAATggtacatatattttattatcaaaaaatacttgttttctctaaagaaaatacttatttactttataattgacatgtgatattaaaaaaatatgttaaatcaggtattatttgtatgtagtatacttagggcctgtccacatcaccacggcacgacgtcgtcgccgtggaacggtgcggtgccgtggcgcggcacgttgccgtaacgtgggaatttacgttgccgtaccgtaaaaatgtacctcacgacaccgcaaagttacacgttgccgtgccttgtaaactttcggtacattcttcaccaaataaataacagtctcgttgtagatatggaccgcacaaaacgtattctgcttctgttgtgtgtgtaactttgcggtgtcgtgaggtacatttttacggtacggcaacgtaaattcccacgttacgg includes these proteins:
- the LOC126369005 gene encoding oxidoreductase-like domain-containing protein 1: MIILRFLLRPWLRKQYKQQVRLVTTDSKVTEDEKEKELERIAKDASIDEPPTSCCQSGCSNCVFIVWAEALSAKLQQSPEIAEKVLSMVEDPSMKAYLEMELRFRGLKK